From the genome of Nitrosopumilus sp., one region includes:
- a CDS encoding Lrp/AsnC family transcriptional regulator, whose translation MPTAYVLLNSDLGSDESIINEVKQVLADKDVKFEVQGVYGVYDIILKLSSNDAENLRSIITNKIRKIDKIQSTLTMMVIDEQENL comes from the coding sequence GTGCCTACAGCGTATGTTCTATTAAATTCTGATTTAGGATCAGATGAGTCAATTATCAATGAAGTGAAGCAAGTTTTGGCTGATAAAGATGTCAAATTTGAGGTTCAGGGAGTTTATGGAGTATATGATATAATTTTAAAATTATCCTCTAATGATGCTGAAAATCTACGCTCTATCATCACCAATAAAATCAGAAAGATTGATAAAATTCAATCTACACTTACCATGATGGTAATTGATGAACAAGAAAATCTATAG
- a CDS encoding aminotransferase class V-fold PLP-dependent enzyme, whose protein sequence is MNLMSKDISNDFPNSEKIYLNNASVSLMPSQSIEAMKEFLVTYNSIGPDSNDSESFIIEKLQNVRKTIAKIISCQPDEVVLTQSTTDGINFVANGLSYDDKSNIIIRGMEHEHHANFYPWIKLKEKISIKNLPIDKNGFFKLDDLKSSLNSDTKLVSLSHALYNTGSVLPVEEIGKILHDKVPFFIDSAQTVGCIGDIDVSKIKCDFMSFNGSKWLCGPMGTGLFYCNKQSSELLEPKTIGGESGIINDDSKLTFKELPDKFQTGFRNYVGIVGLESSANYLLDFGMKNIHKKNQRLSNLFRDELLKIPNIILYGPDDQFDRTSIVSFNIKGFDSQKIVDKLETQNIVLAVREILQKKIVRASPHFFNTESQILQTIAAIKNL, encoded by the coding sequence ATGAATTTAATGTCAAAAGATATTTCTAATGATTTTCCTAATTCAGAAAAAATCTATCTGAATAACGCATCTGTTTCTCTAATGCCTTCTCAAAGTATTGAAGCAATGAAAGAATTTTTGGTTACGTACAATTCAATTGGTCCAGACTCTAATGATTCTGAATCATTTATTATTGAAAAACTACAAAATGTAAGAAAAACCATTGCCAAAATCATTTCTTGTCAACCTGATGAGGTTGTTCTTACTCAAAGTACAACGGATGGAATTAATTTTGTGGCAAATGGATTATCGTATGATGATAAGTCTAATATAATAATTCGCGGAATGGAGCATGAGCATCATGCAAATTTTTATCCCTGGATTAAACTAAAAGAAAAAATTTCAATAAAAAATTTACCCATTGATAAAAATGGTTTTTTTAAATTAGATGATTTGAAATCATCTCTAAATAGTGATACAAAACTAGTGTCTCTTAGCCATGCTCTGTATAATACTGGCTCTGTATTGCCTGTAGAAGAAATAGGAAAAATCCTTCATGACAAGGTCCCGTTTTTTATTGATAGTGCGCAAACTGTAGGATGTATTGGAGATATTGATGTGTCAAAAATAAAATGTGATTTTATGTCTTTTAATGGATCCAAATGGCTTTGTGGCCCAATGGGCACCGGGTTATTTTATTGTAATAAACAGTCAAGTGAATTGTTGGAACCAAAAACAATTGGTGGTGAGTCTGGAATCATCAACGATGATTCAAAACTTACATTCAAAGAACTTCCTGATAAGTTTCAAACTGGATTCAGGAATTATGTGGGAATTGTTGGATTGGAATCATCTGCAAATTATCTATTAGATTTTGGCATGAAAAATATTCATAAAAAAAATCAACGTCTGTCAAATCTTTTTAGAGATGAATTGTTAAAAATCCCAAATATTATTTTATATGGTCCAGATGATCAGTTTGACAGAACCAGTATTGTTTCGTTTAACATCAAAGGATTTGATTCACAGAAAATTGTGGATAAACTTGAAACACAAAATATTGTTTTGGCTGTGAGAGAAATCCTGCAAAAAAAGATTGTACGAGCATCTCCTCATTTTTTTAACACTGAATCTCAGATACTTCAGACAATTGCTGCAATAAAGAATCTATAG
- a CDS encoding 4Fe-4S dicluster domain-containing protein translates to MPVAILPDISEQMCIGCALCVEICTTLGPDVLRVKPVEGWKRGKAFVFYPERCISDGACIGVCPTKAIFWMRPMDFTVGQPVPLYKNSVFVKGWTELVD, encoded by the coding sequence ATGCCAGTAGCAATACTTCCAGACATCAGTGAACAAATGTGTATCGGATGCGCACTATGTGTAGAAATCTGTACAACACTTGGTCCAGATGTCCTTAGAGTAAAACCAGTTGAAGGCTGGAAGAGAGGTAAAGCATTCGTGTTTTATCCAGAGAGATGTATTTCTGATGGCGCATGCATAGGTGTATGCCCAACGAAAGCAATCTTTTGGATGAGACCAATGGACTTTACAGTTGGACAACCAGTTCCACTATACAAGAACTCAGTCTTCGTCAAAGGTTGGACTGAATTAGTCGATTAG
- a CDS encoding HAMP domain-containing protein, whose protein sequence is MLISFNLSKKLIILVMIVSVVALSVTGFLSFNYADQILKERAGDQLLGESSIRGDTIRLLFESRIEQNNILANDPMIQSLISEMNHVPENQLKEVKESNRRDFLIQVQAFQELIGFSIGFEDVKMIGNDGKMLFSLGSNTDEDFSRNSFFQRGLQEPFIEFEPTEFGKKMIVISPVFDDDSKKGDESIGVIISRMRTASIDNVLLSTSGLGETGKVYIVNENLLMLSESRFFENAVFEQKVDTLGVKKCFSEGQDNIGFYLDYRDVLIYGSSYCAKDLGIVLLAEIDKAEVEEPINVLQNRILQTGIVITIGMGIAAFAISKSISKPLIKLKNAANKISDGNFDVRTNIKTGDEIGELSHAFDSMAQKLQESLMEIRKKEEVIKQLKGDMLVKFSQYEQNDCVGVIDMTDSTRISSKLSNEDVSKMYEIFLNFMAKIVHKHNGEVVKNIGDALMFRFPNTNANDPVAMRNVLECCLSMIDSHDELKEHLNAKNIAELDYKISATYGEVKVAESTTSNTSDIFGPTVNRCFKINALCPKNSVVVGINLYEILKDFPEYEFIQFNSNKIKEKYGYNIFEVKRKK, encoded by the coding sequence ATGCTGATCTCATTTAATCTTAGTAAAAAACTCATTATTTTGGTAATGATTGTATCAGTTGTCGCCCTTTCAGTTACAGGATTTCTTAGTTTCAATTATGCTGATCAAATTCTGAAAGAAAGAGCAGGAGATCAATTGTTAGGAGAGTCAAGTATACGTGGTGACACGATAAGACTGCTTTTTGAATCAAGAATTGAACAAAACAACATTCTTGCAAACGATCCGATGATACAGTCTTTGATTTCAGAGATGAATCATGTCCCTGAAAACCAGCTAAAAGAAGTAAAGGAATCCAATCGAAGAGATTTTCTGATTCAGGTTCAGGCATTTCAGGAACTAATTGGGTTTTCCATAGGATTTGAAGACGTGAAGATGATCGGCAATGATGGGAAAATGCTTTTTTCTCTTGGAAGCAATACGGATGAAGATTTTTCGAGAAATTCATTTTTTCAAAGGGGTCTACAAGAACCATTTATTGAATTTGAGCCAACAGAATTCGGCAAAAAAATGATCGTTATATCACCGGTTTTTGATGATGATAGTAAAAAAGGAGACGAGTCAATAGGAGTGATAATTTCACGAATGAGAACAGCCTCAATTGACAATGTACTACTAAGCACTAGCGGGCTAGGCGAGACTGGAAAAGTATACATAGTAAACGAGAATCTTTTGATGCTGTCTGAATCCAGATTCTTTGAGAATGCGGTGTTCGAGCAGAAGGTGGATACCCTGGGAGTTAAAAAATGCTTCAGCGAGGGACAGGACAACATCGGATTCTATCTGGATTACAGAGACGTTCTAATTTACGGATCATCCTATTGCGCAAAGGATCTGGGAATTGTTTTACTGGCAGAAATTGACAAAGCAGAAGTAGAGGAACCAATTAATGTTTTACAAAACAGAATACTACAAACTGGAATAGTGATCACTATAGGAATGGGAATTGCCGCTTTTGCAATATCAAAGTCAATATCAAAACCACTCATCAAGTTAAAAAATGCAGCAAATAAAATTTCAGATGGGAATTTTGATGTAAGAACCAACATAAAGACAGGAGATGAGATCGGAGAGCTTTCACATGCATTTGATTCGATGGCACAAAAGCTTCAAGAATCATTAATGGAGATTAGAAAGAAAGAAGAAGTTATCAAACAACTCAAAGGAGACATGTTAGTAAAGTTTTCTCAATATGAACAAAATGATTGTGTTGGAGTGATCGATATGACAGATTCAACAAGAATATCATCAAAATTATCAAATGAGGATGTTAGTAAAATGTATGAGATCTTTTTAAATTTCATGGCAAAAATTGTTCACAAACACAATGGTGAAGTAGTAAAAAATATCGGAGATGCTTTGATGTTTAGATTTCCAAATACAAATGCAAATGATCCTGTTGCAATGAGGAATGTTTTAGAATGTTGTTTATCTATGATTGACTCTCACGATGAACTGAAAGAACACCTCAATGCAAAAAATATAGCTGAATTAGATTATAAAATTAGTGCCACATATGGGGAGGTAAAAGTAGCTGAAAGTACTACGTCTAACACTTCAGATATTTTTGGACCCACAGTTAATAGATGTTTTAAGATTAATGCACTTTGTCCAAAAAATAGTGTAGTGGTTGGAATTAATTTATATGAAATTTTGAAAGATTTTCCTGAGTATGAATTTATACAATTTAATTCAAACAAAATAAAAGAAAAATACGGTTATAATATTTTTGAAGTTAAAAGGAAAAAATAA
- a CDS encoding DnaJ domain-containing protein produces MVESNYDILAILEGSTEKEIRDAFRRLALQFHSDRGGENEQFIKIKQAYDDLKIGKKYPETDQEKLKNSKVYSGDTEADVRRKNQILGQELFKEMKTAEEWAAELNKSNSTATRLFGSKTLGEIELERKATGALSIKGNFMAGSFIFDGPIVMQGSVTSPSWTQEFKTDIRLTKGDFKFINPLENKYKIENGARITSDNGNIVVANIYGRKYKVEDPQGRVGVFKTQEHRTHVSAPNGKIIAENLANTVLLEADSIIVLNVEDDVILSAREILFYGGKLTFDSTIKLKKGGSIRFFENFSIQGLSGDAIIQLENGKNIRLFNLKTKKIRDLADEFVSDKENYAKDATLVGHGFTITYEMLDNLSKKPTKKQKSGWMSKFGFSKN; encoded by the coding sequence ATGGTAGAAAGTAATTATGATATTTTGGCAATATTGGAAGGCTCCACCGAAAAAGAAATTCGTGACGCGTTTAGACGATTAGCTCTTCAATTTCATTCAGATCGTGGAGGAGAAAATGAACAATTTATTAAAATTAAGCAAGCATATGATGATCTTAAGATTGGTAAGAAATATCCTGAAACCGATCAAGAAAAACTAAAAAATTCAAAAGTGTATTCTGGTGATACAGAAGCTGACGTTCGGAGAAAAAATCAGATTTTAGGTCAAGAATTATTTAAAGAAATGAAAACTGCCGAAGAATGGGCAGCAGAATTGAATAAATCAAATTCTACTGCTACAAGATTATTTGGATCAAAAACTCTAGGTGAGATTGAATTGGAGAGAAAGGCAACTGGTGCTTTATCGATTAAAGGAAATTTTATGGCTGGAAGCTTTATTTTTGATGGCCCAATAGTTATGCAAGGGAGCGTTACTAGTCCATCATGGACACAGGAATTCAAAACAGATATTCGCTTGACTAAAGGAGATTTTAAGTTCATAAATCCTCTAGAAAATAAATATAAAATTGAGAACGGCGCTCGAATTACTTCAGATAATGGAAATATTGTTGTTGCAAATATTTATGGTAGAAAATACAAAGTTGAAGATCCACAAGGACGAGTGGGTGTATTTAAAACTCAAGAACATAGAACTCATGTCTCAGCTCCTAACGGAAAAATTATTGCAGAAAATCTTGCTAATACCGTCTTATTAGAAGCAGATTCAATAATAGTTCTCAATGTTGAAGATGATGTAATACTATCTGCTCGTGAAATTTTATTTTATGGGGGAAAACTTACTTTTGATTCTACAATCAAACTAAAAAAAGGTGGTTCAATACGATTCTTTGAGAATTTTTCTATTCAAGGTCTGAGTGGAGATGCAATAATTCAACTTGAAAATGGAAAAAATATCCGACTATTTAATCTTAAAACCAAAAAAATTAGAGATTTAGCCGACGAATTTGTTTCTGATAAAGAAAATTATGCAAAAGATGCTACATTGGTAGGGCATGGTTTTACAATTACATATGAAATGTTAGATAATCTTTCAAAGAAACCTACTAAAAAACAAAAGAGTGGTTGGATGTCAAAGTTTGGTTTTTCTAAAAATTAA
- a CDS encoding lysine 2,3-aminomutase: protein MIYQESVWNNSPSLKSYTLANFRTLPQIQNLDEKTQFEMEVVGNVLPFKANNYVVEQLIDWNNIPNDPIFVLTFPQKGMLKPEHYEKMENALKNNLSKEKIASIANEIRLQLNPHPAGQMELNVPTLKDGTKLFGMQHKYQETCLFFPSQSQTCHAYCSFCFRWPQFVGMDEMKFAMQEGEQLVQYVSEHSEISDVLFTGGDPMIMKAKVFSKYVDALIDSKLPNLKTIRIGTKALAYWPYKFLTDSDSQEMLDIFKKITDSGLHLAFMAHFNHLNELSTDAVKNAIKEVRKTGAEIRTQSPLLTHINDDAKMWAKMWSKQVQLGCIPYYMFVVRDTGAQHYFGMPLVKAYNIFKEAYSSVSGLARTVRGPSMSATPGKVHVIGTANLNDQKVIVLRFLQGRNPNWVQIPFFAKYDEKAIWLDDLKPALTEKFFFDEEMKNFKKINPVEDYPES from the coding sequence GTGATCTATCAAGAATCAGTGTGGAATAATTCTCCATCACTGAAATCCTACACATTGGCAAATTTTCGTACTCTTCCACAAATTCAAAATCTTGATGAGAAAACCCAATTTGAAATGGAAGTTGTAGGAAATGTTCTACCATTTAAAGCAAATAATTACGTTGTTGAACAATTAATTGATTGGAATAATATTCCAAATGATCCAATTTTCGTCTTGACTTTTCCACAAAAAGGAATGTTGAAGCCAGAACATTATGAAAAAATGGAAAATGCTTTAAAAAATAACTTGAGTAAAGAAAAAATTGCATCTATTGCAAACGAAATTCGTTTACAACTAAATCCCCATCCTGCAGGTCAAATGGAATTGAATGTTCCGACATTAAAAGACGGAACCAAGTTATTTGGAATGCAACACAAATACCAGGAAACTTGCTTGTTCTTTCCGAGTCAAAGTCAAACATGTCATGCATATTGTAGCTTTTGTTTTAGATGGCCACAATTTGTAGGAATGGATGAAATGAAATTTGCAATGCAAGAAGGAGAACAGCTGGTTCAATACGTTAGCGAACATTCTGAAATAAGTGATGTACTTTTTACAGGCGGAGATCCGATGATTATGAAAGCAAAAGTTTTCTCAAAATACGTTGATGCATTAATTGATTCAAAACTTCCTAATCTTAAAACAATTAGAATTGGAACAAAGGCTTTGGCATACTGGCCCTACAAATTCCTAACCGATTCTGATTCTCAAGAAATGTTAGATATTTTTAAAAAGATTACAGACAGTGGACTACATCTTGCATTTATGGCCCACTTCAATCATTTGAATGAATTATCAACAGATGCCGTAAAAAATGCAATTAAAGAAGTAAGAAAAACAGGTGCAGAAATTAGAACACAATCTCCTTTGTTAACACACATCAATGATGATGCAAAAATGTGGGCAAAAATGTGGAGTAAACAGGTTCAGCTTGGATGCATTCCATATTACATGTTTGTAGTTAGAGACACTGGAGCCCAACACTATTTTGGAATGCCTTTGGTAAAGGCATACAATATTTTCAAAGAAGCATATTCTTCAGTTAGTGGGTTGGCAAGAACTGTTAGAGGCCCAAGCATGTCTGCAACTCCAGGCAAGGTACACGTTATTGGAACTGCAAATCTAAATGACCAAAAAGTAATAGTTTTAAGATTTTTACAAGGTAGAAATCCCAATTGGGTGCAAATACCATTTTTTGCAAAATATGATGAAAAAGCCATCTGGTTGGATGATTTGAAACCTGCACTTACGGAAAAATTCTTTTTTGATGAAGAGATGAAAAACTTCAAAAAAATAAATCCAGTTGAAGATTACCCTGAGTCATAG
- a CDS encoding mechanosensitive ion channel, producing MAEEDLSQISVGEFETVSQLIASSESLQIAFSIMIIGIIGIIIGYRKFSFWVGSQKFYYKRPHASRFLRKAVLPVFAIVFITVMNAHIQSGILLGDDLAIVGYEEMSPQEIFAKILNTFNILVIGYTISHLIPISLNKREKSELEQEDFDAWCEMRGFIDDDNDLFHKVYTWVPPKIIPEDIGEKKFQNMLKTKEGMLELEQFRTMKGNPIGGYEKLVDNPFEEWKKSERLKYKKYFQNCITGNNQSGRKLKPGAKPDEIFPIDVWREEKRSNGYEPLIPSSRPPGYAKKKREGIPKSAKQILPVGIFVATILGIVAWWGVDLIVLATATGGLAIGLGLALQETMQNYFAYILIRKDKIFVEGERVKLDTGYNGYVHKITPRVTYIRDALNESIAIIPTRQLVSAQVINYTQGVKMVPAIVDVGVSYLNDPKQVAAILVKVGQRAMKEVVDGKGRHLIRQTRCPYVKHNQSSCGCDRDIHVDINQPIVRFNNFNDSALDFILLVYVRDYGAQFKTKTDMRMIMYEEFKKYDIRIPWAIRTIYQGDEKQEQDEIEKLNKKRNEAIEKYGIGDLGRGSGEDE from the coding sequence CTGGCTGAAGAAGATCTATCACAAATTTCAGTAGGTGAATTTGAAACCGTATCTCAGCTTATAGCTTCATCGGAGTCGCTTCAAATTGCATTTTCCATAATGATTATTGGAATTATTGGAATTATTATCGGTTACAGAAAATTTTCATTTTGGGTAGGTTCACAGAAATTTTACTATAAAAGACCGCATGCTTCACGGTTTCTACGTAAAGCGGTATTGCCAGTTTTTGCAATTGTGTTTATCACGGTTATGAATGCTCACATACAAAGTGGCATTTTACTAGGAGACGATTTAGCAATAGTTGGATATGAAGAGATGTCGCCTCAAGAAATATTTGCAAAGATTCTCAACACATTCAATATTTTGGTTATTGGTTATACAATTTCACACCTCATCCCAATTTCTCTAAACAAACGTGAAAAATCTGAGTTAGAGCAAGAGGATTTTGATGCTTGGTGTGAAATGAGGGGATTCATTGATGATGATAATGATTTGTTCCATAAAGTGTACACATGGGTTCCACCAAAGATTATTCCAGAAGATATTGGGGAAAAGAAATTCCAGAACATGCTAAAAACAAAAGAAGGCATGTTGGAATTGGAGCAATTTAGAACGATGAAAGGAAATCCAATTGGAGGATATGAGAAATTAGTGGATAATCCATTTGAAGAATGGAAAAAATCTGAACGTTTGAAATATAAAAAATATTTTCAAAATTGCATTACAGGTAACAATCAATCTGGAAGAAAGTTAAAACCAGGTGCAAAACCAGATGAGATCTTTCCAATTGACGTATGGAGAGAAGAAAAAAGATCTAACGGATATGAACCGCTCATTCCAAGTTCCCGTCCTCCCGGATATGCAAAAAAGAAAAGAGAAGGAATTCCGAAATCTGCAAAACAAATACTTCCAGTTGGAATTTTTGTTGCAACAATTTTAGGAATTGTTGCGTGGTGGGGAGTGGATTTGATTGTACTTGCTACAGCTACAGGAGGATTGGCAATCGGTCTAGGATTAGCATTACAAGAAACCATGCAGAATTATTTTGCGTATATTCTCATTAGAAAAGATAAGATATTTGTCGAGGGTGAGCGTGTCAAACTCGATACAGGGTATAATGGTTATGTACATAAAATTACGCCTAGAGTCACCTATATTCGTGATGCATTAAACGAGTCAATTGCAATTATTCCGACAAGACAGTTAGTTAGTGCACAAGTGATCAACTATACACAAGGAGTAAAAATGGTGCCCGCAATTGTAGACGTAGGGGTATCTTATCTGAATGACCCCAAACAAGTAGCAGCTATTCTTGTAAAAGTTGGACAACGTGCAATGAAAGAAGTTGTCGATGGGAAAGGTAGACATCTCATCAGACAAACTAGATGTCCATACGTAAAACATAATCAATCAAGTTGTGGCTGTGACAGAGATATTCATGTCGATATCAATCAACCAATTGTAAGGTTTAACAATTTCAATGATTCTGCATTGGATTTTATATTATTAGTTTACGTTAGGGATTACGGTGCACAATTCAAGACCAAAACGGACATGAGAATGATCATGTATGAAGAGTTCAAGAAGTATGACATTAGAATTCCATGGGCAATCAGGACAATATATCAGGGAGATGAAAAACAGGAACAAGATGAAATTGAAAAACTCAATAAAAAAAGAAATGAGGCTATTGAGAAATACGGCATAGGGGACCTTGGTCGGGGTAGTGGTGAAGATGAATAG
- the prs gene encoding ribose-phosphate diphosphokinase, which produces MSELSVITSESSEDLARKISKKINANFVKSQIKVFADGESKITLSGKISKRKSIVIQSINPPVDTNLIHALSLISKAKETSSEVIAVIPYMGYARQDREFLAGEIVTMKVLSKLFKGAGASKVVVVDIHSKIGLKYFSIKTKNVSAIPELVQHIKKLNLKNPLVISPDQGGKERAEGFAKELGSEYIALEKKRDRKTGKVRIKTKDLDEVANRDLILVDDMISTGGSIIKATQFLKKQKCRKVYVACTHALLMNDAERKIKKSGVIKIISANTIPGKTSVVDISKIITKAI; this is translated from the coding sequence TTGAGTGAATTATCAGTAATTACAAGTGAATCTTCAGAAGATCTGGCAAGAAAAATATCTAAAAAAATAAATGCAAATTTTGTAAAATCACAAATCAAAGTTTTTGCTGATGGAGAAAGCAAAATAACTCTTAGTGGAAAAATATCTAAAAGAAAATCCATTGTAATTCAATCAATCAATCCTCCTGTAGATACAAATCTAATTCATGCACTATCACTAATTTCAAAAGCAAAAGAGACATCATCTGAAGTAATTGCTGTAATTCCATATATGGGATATGCAAGACAAGACAGAGAATTTTTAGCAGGAGAAATTGTAACGATGAAGGTTCTGAGTAAACTGTTCAAAGGAGCTGGTGCATCAAAAGTTGTTGTTGTTGATATTCACAGCAAAATCGGACTCAAATATTTTTCAATTAAAACAAAAAATGTATCCGCAATTCCCGAACTTGTACAGCATATTAAGAAATTGAACCTAAAAAATCCTCTTGTAATATCACCAGATCAAGGAGGAAAAGAGAGAGCAGAAGGATTTGCTAAGGAACTAGGCTCAGAATACATTGCACTAGAAAAAAAGAGAGATAGAAAAACAGGAAAAGTTAGGATTAAAACAAAAGATCTGGATGAAGTTGCCAACAGAGATTTGATTCTAGTCGATGACATGATTAGCACTGGTGGAAGTATTATTAAAGCAACACAATTTCTTAAGAAACAAAAATGCAGAAAAGTGTATGTTGCATGTACACACGCATTATTAATGAATGATGCAGAAAGAAAAATTAAAAAATCAGGAGTCATTAAAATTATTAGTGCCAATACAATTCCAGGTAAAACATCAGTCGTAGATATTTCTAAAATTATTACAAAGGCAATTTAA